The Phalacrocorax carbo chromosome 2, bPhaCar2.1, whole genome shotgun sequence region CGTATCTGTTTCCGCCGCTCGCCGGCGCCATGTCGGTTTTCCACGATGAGGTGGAGATTGAGGACTTCGAGTACGACGAGGAGACCGAGACTTACAGCTACCCCTGCCCTTGCGGAGACCGCTTCCTCATCACGCGGGTAAcggcgggcgggcagggagggaaggggaggctggggaggggaaggaggcggGGGAGAAGCAGCCGCCGTCCCGTCTCCGTCGGCCGCGGGTGCCTGTGGGTCGGACAGACGGCCGGTCGGTGATTTGTCTCCTTTCCGGGGGCTCTTGCAGGGGGACCTGGAGAATGGCGAGGACGTGGCCACCTGCCCTAGCTGCTCTCTCATCCTGCGCGTCATTTACGACCAGGTGGGTGCGAGGAGACGGGAGGCCTGTCGGGCATGGCCGCGGCCTGCTTCCCCCGGCGCCGCCTCTGCCAGCGTCGAGTCTCgatttgctgttttctggggAAGTTCGGTGGCGGCTTTAAAAATCCCGTGGTAAACGTGGGATGGGGTTGTGTGAGCGAGTGACACTTTTGTTTGTTACTACGGGTCCTGCCTCatctcttgtttttctcttctctttctcttgtcGTGTTTGGGGTTAAAAACGTGCCTGCTGGGGTGAGCGTGGGGTGGAACACAGACAAAACAATACCAGTGGTGTTAAGATAgtatcatagaatgtcctgagttggaagggacccgtgAGGATCAgtgagtccaactcctgtccctgcacaggacaatccCAAAACCCACACCATGTCTTTGAGGGTGTTGTTCTAGTGCTTCTTGAACATTGTCAGGCCTGGCGCCGTGAgtacttccctggggagcctgttccagtgctccaccaccctctgggtgaagaaccttttcctaatatctagcctaaacctcccctgtcACATCTTCCTGACATTCCCTCAGATcctatcactggtcaccagagggaagagatcagtgcctgcccctcctcttccccttgtgaggaagctgtagaccacgatgaggtctcccGTCAGTCTCTTCTTCTCTAGCCTGAACAAAgaaagtgactttagccactcttCAgatggtttcccctctaaaccttTCACCAACtccatggccctcctctggacactctaatagctttatatccttaatatactgtcacacccaaaaccacacacagtacttaaggtgaggccacaccagtgcagagtagagcagtacaatcacctccctcgaccagctgcaatacagtgcttgatgcatcccaggacatggttggctgccttggctgccagggcacactgttggctcatgttcaacttgctgtcgaccagaacccccaggttctactctgcagagctgctctccagcctcattccccagtctgtatgtacatccagggttgctgtgtCCCTGGTAcaaaaatccagcacttgccagTGTTAAAATTCAaatggttggtgattgcccagctctccagtttgtctagatctctctgcagggcatctctgcccttgagagcgTCAACAGcttccagttttgtgtcatcagcaaacttaattactattccttcaagtcctgcatccaagtcatttatgaagacattaaagagtactggcctgaagatggatccctgtggagccccactagtgactggccaccagccccatgTAAATCCATTTACTATGACCCCTTGAGCCCAATCTGTCAGCCTATTGCTCACCCAGATGATGTATTTATGACTGTAGCAGCCCTGTCAGCTAGCCTAATAGTTTTTCTTACCTAGTAGGCATGGTATGTCTTTCATGTTTTGGGAGACAGACTCATACCAGTAATACCCAGGCTAGAATACAGAATggtttctggtgttttttgagggagcagaaatccaaaaataataaaaatcatctAAAACTCTACTTGCTGTCTTTAGGAACAGTTCATGCGTGATGAAGTTGTTGCTGAACCTTTGGCAAACAAGGAATTGATTAAGTGCTGATGAATCCATCATGAACTATTGCTGCTATGGAATAAGAAGGTGTGGGGATGGCaactgtggaaagaaaagctcCTGGAAGCGCTCGCTGCTGTGAGATAAAAGTGCAATAACTGGCTGTCTTCGTAATTTGAGTGAGAATTTGCTGGGACATCAACACGTTGAATGGGTTTTGTTCAGAAGGgttatacattttaaaaattgtctaGGTTGCCATATGTATTCCAGAAGACTTGGGGAGTATGATCCTAACAGACAGGAAGTCAGTATATAGACTTGTGTCGAGTTGTGAAATTGTTTATCTAGCGATGGCTTCTTAGCCTATGGAGAAAAGCAGGCCATGTGTGGGTGTGTAGCAGGGTGAATTGGCATAGGGAGCTGAAATGTGGGGAGACAAAATTTAGAAGTGCCATGATGCCATACAGAATTACAGCTTTGACAAGCGTGGTATCACCTAGGACGTGGGCTCGCGTACTTCCCGCCTATGCTGAATATGGGGAAAAATAGGAGACCCGGAACTGACGCTCTACTACTGTAAGCACAAAGAAGATGCAGTTGTATTTGTATCTGCAGTGGGTGCAACACATGACTTGGGACaaatttgtttcttaaattgCAGTTGCATTGAAACAGCTTTGGTAGGTGTTACCAAATGACTCTCTGACATAATAATGATGTATTTTTGTGGGTGttgtgtgaaatgaaacaaaaggagTCAGACTTTTTTTACCCCTGCAAAGCTAGTAATGTACAAATGGACTTGAACTTGGAAGTGGAATGTAATTTACCCATATTTTGTGATTTGACTGTTGCAGCAACTATAaaatgggctgcagttctttgtGCCGTTTGCAGTAGTATATTTGCTGAATTTCTCAGTCTTCGTTCGTTAGGTTCTGTCACTTCCTGGATAGATGCGCACATTTcacttaaataataaaaatgaattttttaggGTAGAAAAGAGTTGGAAGAGTGTACTCCAAAGTACATTGATTCCAAGACTACTTCTTGTATTACAAACcactgcatttaaatatttatttaaaaattatggtCATTTGTGTGCTTTAGTAGGATTTCACATCTGTGAAGTtaaattttggggaaaatactTGTGTGGCATTTATTTTGCTCCAGGCACTAAAGACAAGTAAGTCTTACTGAATTCTTGCGTTCAACTGTTTTTGTTCTTGCAACGTTCTGTGAATGTTGAAGATGAAcattctaattatttttctcaaaaaaaaaaaaaaaaaagggtggggg contains the following coding sequences:
- the DPH3 gene encoding diphthamide biosynthesis protein 3, yielding MRPCVPYLFPPLAGAMSVFHDEVEIEDFEYDEETETYSYPCPCGDRFLITRGDLENGEDVATCPSCSLILRVIYDQEQFMRDEVVAEPLANKELIKC